The nucleotide sequence ATTGAGAGAAATAGACCTTTAAGGTCTCGTGACGTATTAATTAAAAGCATACagattattaatattttaaaatgtatgaCTAGCAAGATGATGACAACTCAGTTTGCCCTCATATTTTGACAAAGTAACATAGATGTTCTTAGAATTTGGACAGAATTATTTTTATCGCCCTCAGAGGGGAAGAATTTTCAGATAATTTGTCggcaaaagttgtttttgacaAAGTAAGATAAtctgtttattttttaacaataattagAGGGTTTTTTTTGGTCCTTTTAAAATTGTGCCTAATATAAAATAGGTCTTATATTTTGATCAGgcgctatttttttttacacaagttaaTTAATAGAACAAAGAGTAGTTACAATATATCAAAAGTATAACATTTTGTTGGTTTCCAACATGTTACTTCCAAGGGAGGTAATTATGTCTGAGTCATTGAGACACTAAGGCTTTGTTAGGATAAACAATATAATTTACAGATTataacataagcacttataacGATAAGTGTTTGCGGATAGACTATTTTTGTGATAGacgataaataaaattaaattgttgtCTTATTCCTTATAAGCATTTTCTAAGAGCAACATTGGAGAGCTTAAGAAAATaacttgaaaacaacttatgaacatgtcataagttctcataaacagtctcacaagtgatTATgtcaataaattagctcaagcATGTCAATCCTAACAAACCATAAATGTTAATATCTCTTCAAACTAGTGGAATTTAAACTTTAGTTTGGCACACTAACACTTTAGGATGCTATCCCTTCAGCTAGACTCAGCTCTATATGGTGTGAAGTGGAACTTTATGTGTTAAATACAATTTGTTCCGTACCGGCTAGAAGCCCAATAATGCAAGGCTCAATGGGTTAAGGCTGCAGAAAACAGGGCATAATACGATGGAGGAGCATATGCCCTGATTCAATATCTATCATCCACGTTAGCTCCAACGGCCTCCTGAGAAGGCGCCATATTTCACGGAAGTCGTTAACGCTCTTTGCGCATATACAAGGGTGATTCAACGTCACCCTCAAGGTACACTACACTTTTACCATTTTCACACATAACCACCTTTCTCAGATACTGACTTCAGCGTTGGAGTGTCAACTGCTTGCATGCACCTTTCTCCTCCACCGTAAACAACCATTCAACATTCTCGATTGTCACCAGACAAATCACAATCCAAAGGAAGTAAGTGTTTGTTTGGTATCACAGTGGATATGTCAGAATCACGGTGATCCATCATGATTTTGTAGAAACTACAAAgtgtattttttgaaaaatcatgaTAGATCACCATGATTCTAACATACCCATCGTAACACCAAACATAAACTAAATCAGAAATAGAATGAGAAAATGAATTTGGATCCGCTCGAATATTAGAGTTATTGAAAATCACAGgcaacaagtaaaaaaaaactttataaagCACCGGCCGTGCAACACAATCACAAAGATTCTCTGTTACAGTGCTactagtgtattttttttctttttctttgagagAGTGCTGTTAATGTTTATGTTAAGATCTGTTCTAGGCCAAATATATCTccgggtcctttaagtttcctgtttgtttcagatagatcttttaagtttctgaggtttcagataggtccttttaagttttgtgtttgtttcggatagatcctttaagtttctaaggttccCGATAGGTCTTtaagttttgagtttgttttagattgatcTTTTCTATCAACCttcgttaagccaaagttgatttgatagaaagaacctatctgaaacaaacgtgaAACCTAAAGGACAGAGGGAGGTATTTGAcctatatttatttgaattgaaatgGTATAGTACTAGttcttggaaaatatttcaatccTGCGAATTTACGGGAATTGTTGTGTGAACATTTCTgactttgattattttttcccCACTTTTTGCTAATGACCTGTGCAATCCTATTTTTTATCGTTAATATGACTATTTTTGGGCTTGACATCATTAGCTAATAGCCTTTACTTTTAAAAGATGCAACAGCAACACCATAAACAAATGATAGAATGAGATTCATCTAAAAGGTTTATTGAAACCcctaaaaattatatgtatccATGCTTTGTATggaaaatattacaaaatgagCAACCATAATTAATGTTGAGTgtgtttaataaataaataaagacatGTTGTATTTGATTATTAGTTCCAAACCTTGATTTGAAAAGaagttgaacaaaaaaaattcttaaattacAATCCAAACTTCTATGATTTCCTTCTGtcaaaaaaggggaaaaatgcTTCATGATTTCCTCTTTGTTGCAGGTTGATACTGAAGATGTCTGGACGTGGACTCCTGATCCTGTGGAGGGGTATACGGTTAGGGTGGCCTATCGTACGATCATTGATAGGACGCCTCCCACTAATATTGTTCCAGCGGCTCTCTTATGGAGAAAGGATGTCCCGGTGAAGGTGTCGGTTTTTCCTTGGCGTCTTTTTCGGCATAGATTGCCTTCTAAAACAAATCTGTTTCGTCGAGGCATTATTCCTTCTGAGGCTCAACTATGTATTAGTGGTTGCGGTCAACAGGAGTCCGAGactcatttgtttttatcttgtaCTCTTTTTGGTCATATTTGGCAGCTTATTCGGAATTGGCTTGGTGTTTATTCTGCGGATCCGGGTAACATTGTGGATCATTTTCATCAGTTTGGCACTTCTTCAGGTTACGGAAAATTAAGATGCTCTCTTAagcatttgatttggtttgcaaCTGTATGGGAGATATGGAAAGAAAGGAATGACAGAATTTTTCGTGGTCAAGAACGTTCTCATTATCAAATGTTGGAGGCCATTAAACTTCTCTCGTTTTGGTGGTTTAAGGTTAAATTTACTGTATTTCCTTATTGTTTTCATGATTGGTGCTAGGCCCCGTTCCTTTGTGCGGGCattagttgatttttgtttgttctatCTGAACTTGTTTGTAACTTTTGGGCGGTCTTCAGTGGTACACCTTGTGCCGTGAAGATTGGCtgtcgtttatattatatttcattttgatttctccaaaaaaaaaacaccgatTAATCTCTCCTTAAAAATTTGTTCACCGCACAAGataaattatcttattttaactAGAATTTTCACATACATAAGACTACAAATTTTAGAGACCAAATCTCTAACCATTTAAAGTGTTAAGTGTTTAAGTATGTTACCACTTAGATCAACACATGTTGACAAAGTTCtatgatatattttttcacTACCGTAAATTCTATGTCAATTTAATGAATCAAAACAAGCAAAAGCAGAGTTGTAAAGTAAGGAATCTGTTCCCTTCGAGAACTCGACTAAATGCATGTTTTGATTTAATGTGAGTTTGAAAAACAACCAAATCTCAGCGGCACGGTGCAGCGCCCAACTTAAAGGTACACATTACATAGGTCAGTAAAAGCAATGTGGGAGGCCGCGGAAACAAACATACTATGAAACTGTCTAGTTCTAACCTGCAGAGGTTATCCATAAAAGGTTAGTTTAGTCTTGGTTAATTTGAAGGAAAGAGAGAAatgcaaaattttctttttcggATCGGTggaataattgtatttttttatggtggtcgaggtttgaactccagacattgcatatattatgcattgtccataccgactgagttaaactcacgaggacatgTGAATAGTTGGAATAACTTTGAAGTGTATATAgaatgaatgttgtgatgaattTAGGGTATCCCTTGTACTATAGTTAATCCATTTTCCTTGTAAAATCACAAcagaaaaagttattttgatgCATATATCATCCAAGTCAATGACAGCAACCAAGTACATTTACATACGGAAATGTATTTGACGTTACCGTCATCAATCATGCCACCATAACAAAGTCAAAGCCGTTAGTTAAATGTATTGCAAAAatatctttgcattttcttccAGTTCCAGCTGTGAGTGTAATTGTCATTCTCAAAAAGTACACTaaaactcaaatataaaattatgtgtGTAACCTACTTTTTGTATTATACTAGTAGTTTCAACTTTCACCCAAACCAAAAAGTATTCCAAtagtcattaaaaaaagtattccaTGAACAAGTATTTTCTCGTAGGATTAATTATTTGTAGTAGGTGATAGTAAAATGAAGACTTATGTTaaggtaaaatttatttttgtttcttataaaacTGGTAAGACTAATTTTAGtcttttctaataaaatttatttttgtttcttatgaAACAAGTATTCCAAAAGTGATTTAGTCTCTACAAATTTTTATTATGCATGAACTCAAGTATATATGTTTTAGTTCCTCAATAATTTAGATATGTTTGGATTAAATTTCTAGATTAGATATGTTTGATTAAATCTCATTTTTAAAACTTAAGTTTAATTAAGAGGTACATTACTTGCACAACCATTTTTGACAACTTATGGGGTAACCAAGTATATACAAGCCAATATAGGTATTGGTATGGAAACCAAAGCATGCAAAgaccaattaaaaaaacttgagaaatgatatttgcatAACTATTTTGGTTGTCAACATATCATTtatgtaattaaaataatatatttgaataatttttctcaaaCATATGTCCaacaaaatgttatttatttcgACTGTATTTATCAATAATACCTTTCAATCTGTAattaacaaaaatcatatatttatcaacaaaaaaaacaacaatcttGTAACTTTTATAAATACAATATAAAAGGTATATGATGAGACAAGGGTTGAGTCAATTAGAAGGGTTAGTTAGATTGGCAAATGATGAAATCCTGACTATATAAAATAAGATCTGaaatgagtttataaagagTATCACATCtcatcctcgtgagcttaactcagttggaaGAGAcagtgcataatatatgcaaggtctggggttcgaaccccgaccaccacaaacaAAAATAGCATCACATCTCACCTTTTTTATCTCTCGATAATTAGGGACATCTCTCACCTTGCAAGTCGATTTCATTTAGGTGAGTTAGgatcaatataaaaaacataatagaTTATTAACAATCATTGATTCAGACCATCCACCATTTATTTCTACAGAACAAATCCTGTCTTGTcggaaaattttatatttagtgCTCGATATTACGTCAACATTTAGACGATTTTGCTCATATTTAGTGGTCGACaatgaataaatatcaacatcataTACTTTTATTTACACCTAGAAATAATCTCGTTGTTTGTCGAAAATGACCAACAATAGCTGAGATTAGCTAATGCCCAAATAGACTGCTAAGAATGTTACAAACCATGGAGAAACAAGACAAATGTGGGGCACTACATATACTCATTAACTAACACGGGCATGCACCTTACTCGCAAGTTTAATCAAATTGCAATAGTTAGCGCTAGACTTTGTAGGCCAGAATGCCTGGCCAATAAGATTCGTGttatttctataaatatttattgtaaATATCATTATCAACGCACAATATCAAATTAAAGACCAACAAtttatatttaaccttttttggAGAAGTTAAAGAACTCACAATCGAACGCATAGTTTTTTCCTTAGTGTAATTgcttgcaaaaaaataaaatatcatcatTGTTGAGAGTTATCAGTCGAATCGACTAACTtttaaattcaacaacaactttcATATCAAAGTACTTGAAAGCCCAACTTAATTTGACCACCCAATTCAACTTAAGAGTAAAAATCAAAGTCTATCTAATTATGAAAAATTACTTTCTCTAAACATACTTTACCAACTTCAAACCAAGTATGCATTTGATGGTTCCCACATATGCATAACGGAAAGAATAATATCTACCACAAAGCTAGGAGCCATGCTGTGATATCAAATATATAAGATTAAGATTGATCAAGATTAATCGAATTCCTCAGTAATCCAACATATAGATTACCCTAACAAAGCCaaataacacaaacaaaatcaGGATATAGTCACTTAATTAAGCTATAACCATAGATTCCGCCGATTCTTGCGCTCCCATTCCTTACACGCgtcaaaaaaaagaatgttgGTGTCCAATATTTTATAGCAAAATTTGTCTTCAAACTCAAAGAGTGTTTGGTGAGGTCATCTCATGGTTGTTCTTTAGAAAAATTGCACCGGCCATATAGCACGACCCTTGGCAATGGCTTAAAGAAACATTGTAGGAGTTGAAAAAGGCCAAAGAATAAAATCTAGAAACTAAGATAGgacaagagaaaataaaaatctgaTTTTATTCTCTTTACAGAAACTCCATCTATTAATATATACCGTGCCCTCAAGTTCTTCAAAAAATTGTGTGCAATTTAAAGCATTGAAGTACAATATATGATGACAGCTCTTTTCGTCCTTATTAAACTGTCTTACCAAACTGAACTAATTAATTTAACAATATATTCATACTATATGGTCACTAATTCTCAATGCATGTCTCATTCAGACATTCACACAGCCCATGCCACGTCATGTGTATCATTGCTTCTACatatttagacttttttttgtCTCAAGTGATGTTTtacatttaaataaatgaaatattaattaattacattatTCCAAGTTTGTCtctaaataaacataaatatattgTATATCAATTTCAAACTATTACACATTTTTATAATGAGTGATTGTATATCAACATCTCTGATTTTCATATACTtattcaacattttattttctcttaatCTTTTTCTTCTTATCACATTACTAATATATtatctctctccctctctcatGCAATTCAATAGGTGTATGATTGTTTGtagataatttttcttttataaataaataatgcaatAAAATGCACACTCTCGTAActtcacatttaaaatattGCAACAAGTCTtaactcaactgacaaaaatGTTTAAATTGTTATGCCGGATAACATGACTAAGGTTCAAATTCCGACACCTCCACCTGCATGTGtaagtttataatgactttacaatttcgtctatctataaaaaataaaataaaaattagtgtcACAAAAGTGTCATGCAATTTTTAAtgtagttttaattattattttttaattgtaccTTCTACTTAATACTATGTGCATTACttcaaaagttattatttttcactTATTTATGATAATGAAAGTGCACTATTGGTTAGTTAATTTAGATAAATAATCGTCATTATATTTATTTCAGTTATCAATTTTTCTTAACTTGCGTGATTTctataatatatacatgaaaTGTTAGGCTATAATATATCACTTATTTCAGTTatccattttttataatttgcgTGATTTCTAATATACACATGAAATGTTATACTATGACCTATcacttaaataaaatttgtcatttgtttaattctAAAGTCTGTCTTGATCTCATTACTAGTCTATgatctttccttcttcaaagctccttCAGGTATCATCTCCTCTATGATCTCTTTTTAAttcgttttttttattgtgtgggtgtgaggataataggaaaatttcttggattGATTGGGAGTCCATTTGTTTGGATAAGGAGGTTGGCGGTATATAACATAGAGAATCCAATTGAGGTATTTAACACatattagtagtgtttatatcgtggtatttaatttttatgtacccataatgataaaaattgtagtaaatgttaatttttgtgtGTATATCACTTTCCTTAATTTTAGCTTATATTCGTTGTGATAAGATTGAAAATCTAATTGAGTTTCCTATTAtttaggcatgacaacaaaactCATACTCGTGGGTACCCATCCGAGCCAAacccaaattgatggatttttttCGGTTTGACTGAGTTTGGGTATTCTTTGATCTCAAAACATGAGTACGGGACGGGTAATGGGGATAGAAGTACCCACCTCGAACTCATACCTAAACCCGTCTGGATtgtagaaaatcaatttatcaTCCCTTTTGTATAAATAGGAACTCAAACTTTAAATCATTTCTCTCACACAATCAAAGTGGCAATTTGTCAGGCGACACTCACTTCTCTAgttctctcttttctcctttCACATCTCACTACCACGGTCTTTGTCTTTGTCTTCTCCATAACCACTATGGGGATGGAGATGAGGCAGGAATACCAAAAATATGCTTTGTATATAAGTAGCGATAAGAATCTATCTCACTTGAGCAAttgtaaaaacaacaaaaaaaagcaaaaaatggtaaaaacatgtcaaattaaaaaaaataaaaatatcataggaaaaatctaaaaatcaaataaaactaatgcaattttttcgaatttttctcagaatatgattaataaaataaaaaaattggaaaataggtTTTAACTatggaattttgaattttgagagGTGGAGTTCGGTAAGAAGTTTCATCTAAGAGATTCttgatccttgattttttttttgattttttggaaaTGTTCCGGAGCAATCTGATCAAGTAGCtcaaaaattagatttttttactaGGAACAACTAACAATGACCTAAAACAGAATGATGAaggttaggaagattaatatgaCCCTTAAACTGGTTATCCATGTCATAAACATGTTCAAAATTTATGCTGATgcatttcatattatataattcaaattgtTTTTCCACTGAATAATGATGTTTAGGGGatgttcggattttataatccgagaAAAATCAAGGAATGCTCCCTATTTTGTAGGGTGTTcggttcggattatataattcgaatcGGTGAACAActcatttttcaccccaaaacaaGGGAAAACTCAattcggattatagaatccaaaaatctcataagcattttcataaaataaaaaaaaatagagcatGTGAGAAATAATTAGGGTGCGAAAAGTAACAGTTAAAAAAAAGATGTGTGTTAGTTTTGGGCTAAATTATGAAagtcttgttaaaaaaaagatgaaaattgctttttaggCACCTTGGATTGCTCACAAGCACATCAAACGTTCAAAGATACATTTATTAGAAGTTACAACATGTTCGCCTACGAACAGGAACCGTTTGTTGATGCGGGACTTGGAAACATTTGCAACATGTCTAGCAGCTTTGATACCAAAACTGCTTGTAAAAATGATTGGTGGAACTAACATATGCAAGTATTCAAACTTCAATAAGATTGTTTTCTAGTATTTGattcaatttaacaaaaaacaaCCTTAGAGGCAATTGGTTTGAAAATGCTTCAAATGCATATTGCAAATGCATCAAAATCCTGAATGGTTCCTAACTCCTGTTCATAGGCGAATGGTTCGTAACTTCTGAGGggtattttcaaaagtttgagATGCTTGTGAGCAATCGAAGGTGCGTAAAGAGTAATTTTCAGAAAGAATTATGAAGTTTGATCTAGGCCTTGGCCTAATAGATGGGCCAAAGAGGGAATTGCTAGAGGAAAGttgcttttctgacattgaGAAGTTCACAATAACACATGTAAATGACCTAAAAGCCCTTgacggcagttaactaccgtttgCCAaaccagcggtagttaactgccgctggcctcaacggtagttaactaccgctggaaATTGTTTTTCTGCTCATGCCCACTTGTTCTGCCACCAACTTCCATTCTTTAATTGCTTTTGTTCTTCGTTTTAATTCATGTTCATAGAAACCCTCAACAATCCTTTCTCTTCGTTCTTCAACTGTAAATTTAAAAGTATGGCATCCTCAAGCAGTACTGGATCTAACCCAAGCTGGATTCGTTGTACCAACATGAATCATAGATGTTTAAAACGAAGTCGGATTCGTGCTCTGAGGCGATTGGCGGAGAAAAGGAGATCGGTCCGGAAATTAGAATTGATGTACAAGGATCGTTTGTGAGGCCGTTAAGCATGGAAG is from Medicago truncatula cultivar Jemalong A17 chromosome 1, MtrunA17r5.0-ANR, whole genome shotgun sequence and encodes:
- the LOC112420421 gene encoding uncharacterized protein; protein product: MISSLLQVDTEDVWTWTPDPVEGYTVRVAYRTIIDRTPPTNIVPAALLWRKDVPVKVSVFPWRLFRHRLPSKTNLFRRGIIPSEAQLCISGCGQQESETHLFLSCTLFGHIWQLIRNWLGVYSADPGNIVDHFHQFGTSSGYGKLRCSLKHLIWFATVWEIWKERNDRIFRGQERSHYQMLEAIKLLSFWWFKVKFTVFPYCFHDWC